The following is a genomic window from Epinephelus moara isolate mb chromosome 17, YSFRI_EMoa_1.0, whole genome shotgun sequence.
ATTGGATAATGGCGCTACATATATAGTGTGTATACAAAAGTATGATGATTAATCAGGAATGGCAAAggttaaaggtccaatgtgtagggatatactggcagaaatgatatataatataataagtatgttttcttgagtgtataatcacctgaaaataagaattgttgtgttttcattaccttagaatgagccgtttatatctacatacggagcggGCCCTCGTCCACTAAGTCAACAAGAAAACTTTACGCATCAGTAGTTTGATGATAAACATTGTATTCACAGGTGGGAAACAGGGGAGTGGAGTTCATGCTCTGCTACCTGTGGGGTTGGTCTGATGACGCGCACTGTGGCGTGCACTCACCAGCCCTCTCGGGACAGCAACCGTACTGAGGTTTTGAGGGATGAAGACTGTCAGAGCCCCAAACCCAATCCTGTCCAAGCCTGCAACCGCTTTGACTGCCCTCCTGTGTGGGACACACGTGACTGGGGACAGGTAATGGATCTCAGTTAGGAAGTTCACTACCCTAAATGCCTGACCCAGCACATATTGCTAATGTAACCCCTGGCCCCTCTGTATTTTTGTAGTGCTCCCAGAGCTGTGGTGGTGGATTTCAAAAGAGGCAGGTCCTGTGCAAACAGCGGTTGGCGGATGGCAGCATCCTGGAGCTGCCTGACACCTTTTGCCCTTCAAAGACTCCTGCAAATCAGCAGCCCTGTGGCAAACAAGAGTGCCCACCTCAATGGGTCACAACTGACTGGTCCCAGGTAGACTTTTCATCAAGGCACCAACctactttttaaattggtcaaaaacaaaatgcaattccgtatgtacagtatacagtcttctcattttcatattttacaaTGTTTTTTGTCCAGTGCTCAGTGACCTGTGGAAATGGCATTCAGAGACTACAGTCAGTCTGCAGAAAACAAGGGGCAGGAAGGGGGCATTGGATCGTAGCCTCTGAAAACTGTTCCCTAATGGCTCGGCCCACCAAAATCCGGCCATGCTCCCTCAGGCTCTGTGAGAGTAAGAGACCCTCTGTTTGGCTGTATTTCATTAAATTGTATCACTTTGTTTTGTTAGTAAGCCAGCCAGTTCACCTGTTCTGTTAATTTCATCACAGACTCTGTCAAGCCTGATCCCACCATACTGGCCCAGAAGAAAGTGTATATCCAGTGGAGGAAGGGCAAAAAGATACAGCTGATAGTGGGAGGCTATGCCTACCTGCTCCCTTGGACAACTGTGGTCCTTCGCTGCCCAACCCGCCACTTCCGCAAAGGCCAAATCCGATGGTTGAAGGAGGGAAAGCCCTTGGTCAGTCTCCCACATCTCTCTATAACACCACTAGGATACGTGAAGATTCAGCAGGTTCGTGCATCTGATGCAGGGGTATACACATGCATCGCAGGTCAGGCACAAGAACATTTTGTCCTACAGATCATTGGCAGCAAGCAGAAGCTATCTGTTCCAGAGTCATTGCTCGTGGCAGATGGACAACAAAAGGTTGGGCAGCCAGATGTGCCCACAACAGGAGAAAGATTTCAGGAACTACCGATCTCCCTCAATCAATATGACAACATTGTTGAGCAGTTGCTTGAACTCAAAGGTTCCCTCCAAGATGAAAAAGACACTGCTGACAAAACACACTCAAGTGAAAAGAACAGGTCGACCCTGGAGGATGAGAGAGCTAGTTCAGAACTTTCAAACCTGCCTGTGCTCATCGCCGATACCCACAGGCTAGATGAGATCATGCACAACTTCTCTGAAGGCCTCGGAGGACCATGGGGGGAACAACTCATTGCGCAATTGCTCAGTGAGCTCACTATGACACAAGGAGAAACCAATGAGTCTACTCTTTATCCCCCGGACAGTGCAGAATCTTCCACGCAAGGGCCCCTCCTTTATAAACCGAACATCAAAGCCCACACGTCCAGGCCAAGAAGCCCGGTGATAATCCAACGCTCCAGAAAGGTGGGAGCTGTGCTGTCATCTGAAATGATAGTTCATGTGGGAGCGCCAGTTTTTCTGCAGAAACCCATGACTAGTTTGGAGCTGAGGTGTGAGGCACTAGGGAACCCTGAGCCATCCCTGACATGGACAAAAAATGGAAAAGAGTTGAACTACAACAGCAGGTAAGAACTGCCCTTTAATGTGACCTTTTGTGTGAAAGGCATCAAGAAAACTGAGATTTTGTTATAAAAAGAAGCAGATTCAGTGGTTGTGTTGTCTTGGTGTTGGCAGAGTAGGCCTGTTGTCCACTGGCTCACTTAGGATCCAGTCTCCAAGCAAGGCAGATGAGGGTCTGTACACCTGCACTGCCAGGAACCGTTTTGGATTGACATCTCTTTCGTCTTGGCTGCAGATTTCAGGTAAGATCCACAAAGCAAATTGGTTTATCTTCTGGAGTAGTTTCATCAAAGGGtaacttaagtatttttcaacctggactctgtTTTCCCTCTAAAGTGACCACTGGGAACAacggttttttttttgtttttttttaaattggtcccgTATTGATCGGCAAAACAGGCTACAGTGTAACCATTTGGGGCATGTTCGCACTCCATTTAcctccactaaaagtgcttgctTTTGTCACTGATGGGCTCAGATTATCAAGTGTCTAAAAAACATCATGGAAAGTATACTGAAAGCGATAGACATTTTTGTTATAGAGTACAACAgccccaccagactccatttaaataaggaatgattttatcattgtaaaacacacttcattcaaagtcaacagaaacaaaataaaactcaaataaccatcttggttcatctttccactgtccCAACAATCACTAACTCTGgcttggttgaaataaaccctttaTTCTCCCAGTTAGatttgaaaatatgctggctctgtacatgctaaaattactgtttatttgaatggagtctggtggggtTGGCAATGGCAATTTCAGggctttttctggttaaataaaaagaatcTCACTCTTAGATAAAAATTtctatctctgtaggaatccttccataatgttgtcagacatgtagaataacaatctgagcctgtcagtggcaaaaacaagcactttcagtggacgCACATTGAAGGTGTAAACATAACCAGAGTGATTAAATTGTAGCCTGTTTCATCAGTGCTGGTTACAGCCCTGTTGCTCAATACTAgcccaatttcaaaaattgttgttcccattagtcgcttagtcataaaaacattgggaaatagggtccagattgaaaaataccaaagttatccttaaGGTAATTCTtgggtaataataataataatgattatccAAACATTATGTTGTAATCAAGCACCCaaagtttcaaaaatatgacataatattgggaaatatgcttatttgctttcttgtcgAAGTTATATGAGAAAATAGAGACTACTCTTAATTTTTACAGGATGAATAAAGAGCTAGGAGACAAGGCAGtttgcttagcttagcataaaggctaGAAGAATGGGGAAACAGCAagcctggttctgtccaaaGGTACCAGCTTCTAAAGCTTCTTAAAGTGTGATGTAGCTTCAATGAAGTCCTATAATGGGCAGATACTGAGTACATTACTGAAAACTGCTTTTGTAGCTACACATACAAACGATTGAGTCAGTACTAACCTAATGTCAAGTTGAGTTTGTCCTAATAATCTCTCATGCAGTCCAGGTTACAGTAATGTGTGTTGTTCTTCTGTGGTTTAGGCTGAGAGATTCTGGGAAAGCATTCTTTTCaactgagaaacacacacagtcatgacCGTAGACACAGATATACAGTAAGCTTTTACACACCCTGGTGGCTCATCTGGCTGAGTCAGTAATGGGGAATGTCCAGAGCGTGCCACAGCTCGGGTCATCTCCGCGCGGCGCTGTCATTTGTCTCCTCAGAGCATGACCAGTTGCGGCCTTGCTGCATTGTCATCAAAGCAGCGATACAGCCGGGTTTCCTGACGCTCCGGCGCTTTTCCTCCCCCATACGACAGCAATTAGAGGTTCCAGGCAATGTTTCAAAGAAGATTAGGTGGGTGCACCCCATTCGCCTAATCTAAACGGAGGATAAAGGGGCTTAAGATGCTGAAAAATGTCCAAACTGCATTTTCTCATATTTTTAATTCAAACTCAGTTTAAGGTCGTGTCGAATGGATGCACTCCAGAAATCTCAAGAATGCAATCCCAAGTACTGTGAATGCCTTTACAGGGAAATTGAACTTGAAAATATCATTCTCAGGTTCTTGGAAAATGCAGTGTCATTTCTGAACAAGAGTAGGTCACGTCTTCACATACAGGCCAGTGAATCATGACCCTCTTCTTATTGTCAAAGACAAAAATTTAGAGCTGCTGAAGTATGAGTGACAGGAGACTTTTTTCTTACTTGATGCACCTTTATCTCTGTATTTCCATCTTGTTTTAGCTGAAGTGAGAAAACCAGGAATGATGCCTATGTAAGTGACTATACATCAGGACtattatgctgcattcacatggaatcGGGCAGACGGTAGATGGACAAACCCTTCTGGATCAGTCCTAGTTCCCTGAgtccatgtgaatgcagcattagagTCTACCAGGCAATACAAAAGCATCTTCATCTAAAGCTCATTATATAATGTTCCTCGTTGAACTGGTAAGATCACTGCAGTAAGACATGAATTTTGCTGAGTGAATGTCTGCTTTAAAATCCTAATACATTAACAGAGAGGACACTGAAACTAAAATCAGCAATAGAAAGTAAGGATTAAAAAGATAGTTCTCTCTTCCTTTGATATCTGAAGTATCCAAGTATCTAATTTCAGGTGGCAAAGGAAGAAACTGTGTCCAAGGTAATGGTATGGGAACAAATGGCCCTATTTGCTCTGAGAGGACTAACAGTAACCAGTCAGCTGAGCTGTGCCATGGACAATCCTGCCCCCTCAGGTACCTTTCTGTTACTACATGTTTACCCAGTTGGATATTTTGAATATTACATAATAATACCAGTTCTGACTGTCTCCTTTGCTTGCATTCCAATTTCTTTTGAGAACTTGAATTGATCTGATATACGTTATTAGTTACTGTCTACTTTTCCTCTGTGGTTTTGATTAGGTGGCGAATGGATCCTTGGTCTCCATGCTCAACCAATTGTGGAGGTGGATCCCAGTCCAGGAGTGTCCGCTGCATGAAGGGTCCTGAGGGCAAATCAAGAGAGGTGGAGGGCCAGCACTGCCTCGGCACAGGGAGGAGACCCTCTGACACCAGGCTATGCAACCTACAGCCCTGTGCCAGATGGGCCACTACCCACTGGGGAGCGGTGAGTCGATTCACTCTTAACACATGTACTTGGGCTTTGTCAAGGCTGTGCAAAACACAGTTTACTTCCAAAACTTATTGCCTGTTCTTAGTCAGTTCATTTGAGCTGGTAACCAAATAACCAGTGCTTTCAGTGTTTCTTTGTTACCCAGTTTTGTAAAGGGGAAGCACCCTGCCAGTCCTTCCTGATAGTCAAATATTTGTTGTAGTTAGGGAAGTCACCTTTTCTCTGTGGTAACCCTATCACATTTTCCCTAAGTGTTTTATGAGAATTCCCGTTTTGcattttattgcaaaaaaagtAGCTCCCATTTCGAAATACAAACTAAATGCTTTCATTATGAGGCATAGTTTAGATTTAAAACTTGAAAACTTGAAAGTGTGTGGGCTTGAAAATGCCAAAACCACATGAGGGAGAGTTGATAGCAGGCAAGTATTTTCTTTTGATGAAATCTCCTCTTTCAGTGTCACGGTCAATGTGTGGGTCCCAGTTTGGCCACACAGCACCGCCATGTTTACTGCCAAGACAACAATGCCACCAAACTCCCCTACAGGATGTGCAGTGGACTCCAGAGGTGAATATGGATTAACAGTTTGTGATTTATGATGTTGATGAACAATAAAAATTACAGCAATATCTCatgtttcagtgaaaaagcCACTCACTGGAGTGTTTAGGACTTTTTTTGACCCTTTTCTTTATGCGTCTTTGTATTTTTAGGCCCAGCTCTGTAAAGAATTGCTCCACAGATGCCTGTGCCCTTCACTGGCGTGTAGGGCCGTGGACACAGTGCACTGCCACCTGTGGACGGCACGGTTTCCAGTCACGCCAGGTGACCTGCGTCCACCGTCGAACTGGAAAGGCCACACGTGAACATCACTGCATGTGGAAGCCGCGCCCTCCCAGCTGGCAGCGATGCAATATTTTGTCCTGTGGCAGAGGTGAGAAAAAACAGCGACACAGACAAGCAGTTTCTGAATTGTgattttgaatataaaatgatcCTGCATTTATTATATGTTGTATAGCATATTCAAAATGATATAACTGCATATGTTGATGGTTAAATTTTCCTCTGAAAAGCATATTTTAGAGGtcaaaatactgaaaataacCTCAGTGCAGTACCAGCTGGTTGTCGTTAGTCCCAGCCGATTTCATGACCACATTAATGGCGTATTTCTGAGGTCTTGCCCTAAATAAACTAGTGGAAGAATAACTAAAATTGGAATTAAAATTagattattaaattaaaaatattattgCCAGAATATTTTTTGCATAAGCTCCATCATGGCACATTACATTCCCTTAATGGGCCCAGCCCATAATGCACATAGTTTGGGTTTTATGTGCTGAGGTCTGGAAGCATCTGTTTCTGCAATTTTTGCTGGCACCCCAATACAAAACAAGTGAAAGTAATTTTGCATGTGGTACTTAGGAAGTAAAAAAATACTATTTAAAATTTCTCCGGCATCAGGTAATCCTGAAAACAACATCCCAGTTACATTTGATGAACGAATCCCTATAAATACAGCTTACATTTCAGATATTATCTCAGGGAGGAATTGTTGATGTCTGAAATTTGTCGTGATATTCAACTAACCTCTATATTTGTGTAGAAGAGTTGGTTCTTTGAAACCACTTCACATAAAACTGCAAGGCTCGATACTACAAGGCCTGCACTAAGAgaatattttagatttttgtaAACTGACCCTTTACCCCAGAAGATTAAAGAAGATTTCCGAACCTTATTTTCTTGTATTGTGCTGGCTTTAGTAACTGCTGAAGGATGATCCCTTTAACAAAAGCATTTAAAAGGAAATCCTCTTGATGCTCTATCTTGAGGAgaggcttaaagggatagtttggattttttgaagtggggttgtatggggtgcttatccatagtcagtgtattacctacagtagacgTCAGTCAgaatgcccccagtttggagaaggaGGCtcgagtctgacatggaagctaaacaatgtactgttGTGGATGGGGTtcaacaacaaaatgtattttagcctgTATGTAATATTCTGTCAATGGATAAGTACCACGCACAGCCCCACCTCAAAAAACCTGAACCATCCCTTTAAAATGAGTACGTGTAGTAAACTGTAACGTCTGTGTATTGCAGCAGGAGAGTGTCGAGACAGCACGAGGTACTGCGAAAAAGTTCGACAGCTAGAGCTTTGCCCGCTGCCCCAGTTTAAGAGTCGCTGCTGTCATTCCTGCCAAAACACCTGAGACTGGGACGTAAGACGAGGGCCATGGACGACCTTGATAGGTCAGAAAGATGCTCCAACAGCCGACAGAGACTTGAAACCTCAATGCCCCATCCTTACACCCACAACTGTCTTCAATGATCAGTCTTGGCTGGGGATGCCTGAGTGTGGAGGAATGTTTGGATGATCATACCTCGAGTGGTTGTGATCTTATTTCCTCAAAGATATTATGTGTTGGTTTGAATTTGAAAGTTTTGAGAGGAGTGTCTGCTAATGAAGGCTTCagttttacttctttttttttttaaaaatctgacgGTCACGAAGCTTTCCTAGATTATGCAAACGTAACTAAGATACATTTCCATTGTGAGTAACAGAAACTTGTGGTGACTGCAGTGTTTCATAAAGGGGAAGTCATAAAAAACTGGTGTAGTTTCAGGGTTTTTTATAAAGGAATGGAATGATAATGCTGCACCACCACCATTGTAACACCCTCACTTCATCTCCAAAACAGGGTGCATATTATCATGCAATTCACCTTATAAATATGTGATTAATACACCTGTTTTTCATGGATTGACTTCATACCCAGGGTTTCTGGGTAGACCCCTGAGCTTTTGATAACCACTGGATAGTTGTGTGCTTGCCTTTATTGCAATGGTCTCCAAAACAGTGTTGATAAATGGTTTTGATGCTAAATGAGATTTTATGATAGATGTATGGGTAGACTGTTGTTTAAACAGAGCACAATGTTGCATATAAATGGGAACTGGCAAAGAGCCTTCTATTTTTAATACATTATATGCAGTGCATTTGGTATCAACCACATGGGAAATAGATTATGGTTTGTGTtatcatttttgagcaatttagCACGtgtttaaaaaggaaaaaattaaGGTTGCAGGCGTTGCATCTGCATTTTTCATAGAATTAAAAAGTAGGAAATGATAAAGATTTATCTTGCATGGGTTGCACTATGGAGGTGTATGACTGAAGCAAGTCAATTTTTGGAAAAACGACACTTATTTTGCACTCAACTCATCCAAGTCTTTGTTAAGAACATGGCttgttgagtttgttttttgttttagtttgtaaAGTTacattgtttatatattttgttttgtgatttCTTGCAAAGATATTTGATAAACGTCCCTTTTAACCACTTTATGACTCTCTCtgacaaattatatttttgctttagtgcgacattttaggggaaaaaacagtTACATTTGACAGTTCTTGTGTAACTCTTTTTTCTTGGACAGATTTCAGTGTTAGTTGAacttaaaacatgtaaatattaaCTCTGTTTTACACTTGGATATTGGTTGAAGCAAGAGGGAACTGTTTATAGTCATTATTAATGAAAACCATATTTGTGCCAGATAGGCAGGGTTTGCACTTTTGACATTATGTCCTGAGTTCCACAATGCATCAAGTGCAACACATACCTTAGCTGATAACTTGGACTTTCTAGGTGTGATTATTTTACTTTGTAAAAGACAAATATGATTAACATATTACTTATGCTCTTAAGTTATGTAGATATTTGTTTTGTccttttaactatttattttcatttgtgttCTTGTGCATAGTTTTGTAAATAATTACAGGGGTGGGTATTAAGTATTCATTTCCTTACAGGTTTTTTTGGTATTTGATGTGCATGCAATGGGGACCCTCTGCTGGTGAACTGATGTGTTGCTTCCTGCTCATGCCTGGTTTATcattaaataaaaccaaatacatTCCTTTTACAATCTGTTTGTTGTGGTtctctcttttaaaataaatctgcatTATCTAGTCAAAGTTCTCAAATTTGCATGATTATTGAAGTGGCATTTCTGTCAAACCTTTACACTATTTTGGTAATTCTCACTTCCTCATCACCATATATATTTAGATGGGAGGTTCCACCATGAACCAGCAGAACAAGACATTCAAGGTTCATGTGTTGTTACAACGTAAGTCTTTTATCAAGACTGGCAGAAAAGcacttcctctttctctttctactATGTACAGCTGGCTTTCTATTTCTCAGTGCTTGAAGACAGAAATGCATTTATGGGATCCCTATGCGGAGATACTGCTTTACAACATGAATCTAGACGCCACGCCTCACATTTGCACCATCAGCAGATCATAACTGGACCTTTCTGCTCTGTGCTGTTGATTATTTCAGATTAGTTATGGTGGAAAAGGATGGTTGTAATTCCTGTTTGACAGCACTCATGGTTCTGCGAGTTTCCCTCGTGGATGAACTGGAAGGACGGATCGACTCTTTGCTGGAAATCTTAGTAAGTCGGGAGGTGTTCACTCGTGATGACCGTGAGGAGGTGTTGTGTCTGTTGGGGCCTCGGGCAAGAGTGAGAAAGGTGTTGGATATCTTGACATGTAAAGGCGAGGAAGCAGCTGAGATTTTTCTCTCAATTAGCAGTCATCAGGAAGAGGTACAGACGCACTCCAATGAAGGCAACACAGATCAGCCTCAATCCGAAGGTGAGCAATTCAAACCACAGAGATGTCATTTAAGATCGTTTTTGGAGTGTGAATAGCACTAAGAGTTAAACATTTGGAATAGCATTGCATTGTTCATATAAACTGTATAAGTAGTGTATGAGACAAATTATAATCTCATCTTCTTTTGCAGAGTATAACAAAGTCAAACGAAAGCATAAAGATGTCCTTGCACGCCGAAGTGAGAGCATGCTCTTCTACAATACTCGACACGGAGAGAAAATCCTTTTTTCCGAACACTATGTGAATCTCTTGTTGGCCGATGGACACCAGGGCTTGGAGATAAAAAGACACGAGGTGCTGACATTTGGACAAAAGCGACTATCTTTGCAGCAGAAGTCAGCAGTGCATAGGAAAATCACACCAGCTGAACTCTTTTCAAGCACACATGGAAACCGTCCGGTTAAGAAAGTTCTGGTGTCAGGGGTGGCCGGCATTGGAAAAACCATCCTGGTGCAGAAGATGCTGTTCGATTTTGGGGGAAACAGGGAACACCTTGCATTTGACTTCATTATCCACATGACATTCAGAGACCTGAATCTGATCGACAAACCGACAAACCTCCGGGACCTGGTCTTGCGTAAAAACAGGCACCTTGCTAAGGAACTGGATAACATTTTAGCAAATGACAACAAACTGCTGATCATCTTGGACGGCTTTGACGAGTTCAGACACTACAGGAGCTGTGACGTAGACGCATTTGTGACTGAGCCAGATGAAGATGCAGAGGTGGTGGAGGTCCTTGGGAGTCTGTTGCAAGGTGAACTGCTGCCGAATGCTTCCGTCATGCTGACAAGTCGACCAGCAGCAATCGACCACATCCCTGTGGGCTGTATTGACCGATTTGTCCTCATCGCTGGTTTCTCCTTGGCTGAAGTTCAGGACTTCTTTTTACGTTACTTCCAGGACAGTGTCATTGCTGACCGCATGTTTGCAGTGGTGTCAGCGAATGAGCTAATGCTGACGCTGTGCTACATACCTGCGTTTTGCTTCATCGTGTGCTGCATCCTCAAAGAAAGCAAAAACCTCTGTGGAGAGAGCCCTAAGACCATGACCGACATTTACGTGCAGTATCTGGTGGCCTTACTTCGCTCTCACACTCAAGCAAGAGCCGAAACATTTCGTCAAGACCAAAAAGCGGGGGCCGTCCACCAGCTGTCAGATATCGTGCTAAAGCTTGGTCGACTCGCCTTCCAAAAGCTAAtagagcatcaaacacttttctACAGCAGCGACCAAGATGTTGCAGCGTTAGAGGGATGCAGCCTTGTTAGTACCTTCCTTGACAAGACAGTGGCGCAAGAGCCTGGCTGCACTGAAGAAGTTTACTCCTTTGCACACCTGACTGTTCAAGAGTTCTTTGCTGcagttttttgtgcagtgacaGATCACCCATTACCTGATGCACTCCAGTACACTGCAAGTCCAGGGGAGGGCTCCAACACTGGACATTTAGACCTTTTCAACCGCTTCCTGTCTGGAATCCTCTCTGAACGCAATGTTAATCTTCTGTTGAGGCAGGTGGGGCTGTGTTGCCATAAAAACAAAGTGGACACCTGTCGTCAGAAGATCATCAGAGAGCTTACAATGCTCTGTGAGAATGGGGAACATGTCCTAAACcatttacactgcctgtttgaGCAACAGGACCCTTCTTTGGCCCTTGCTGTGCAACCAAAGACACTACGAGTTAATGTTAGTGATGGAGCACTCGCCCAAATGGATTACAATGCTATCAAGTACTTCCTAAACCTCACAAAGGGCACAATATCAGAGCTGGATCTTACAGGGACAGGAGTGAGCTGTGAGGCACTCAGAGATATTCAGCCTCTGCTGCTCAGGTGTGACAGACTTTGGTGAGTTCCAGGTAAAATTGCATCCTCTCTATCTCTGGAGTCACACATCTATCACACagagttttctttattttatttttcagcctttGCAGTTCCATTTGGGGAACTTTGGTGGCAATTTAAAGGTTGATTCACAAAGTTGTATTGCAATATTCAGCTTAACATTTGCAAATGGCACCCACACTGCTTAGCCAAGGGATAGAGACAAGAAGTTCAGTTACCGATACTTATACAGGCAGTTGTGCATCACAATGGTCTTAGTTCTCACATTTAGCATAAACGCACAGTGTTTTATCTGTACTTTCAGCACATTGTCTGGGCTGTCTATGTTTACTGTGTGGGAACAGAGAGGGCTAAATCCCACAGCTCGGTTTCAGTGACGTGGCACGGAAACAGAGACACATGCAGCTCCCTCGGCTGCCAGAGTTGGTGAGGCTAAAAAGGTCAAGAATTGCCACTTATGTCACACACATCGCTCTGCATCTGTCAAATAGTAAAGTATCAACACATCACGtaagaaacataaaatgtgGCTTATGCGCTAACTCTGCTATTTCATTTTTAAGGCTTGGAGAAAACAACCTTGACATGGACACAGTTCAGGTCATCGCTGATGTGCTGAAAGTGTCAGACAATGTAACCCAACTGGGGTAAGATGTCAAGTGATTTTACAGGCTTTTtttaataagaagaaaatatgtttgtttttttttcaacagaaaGATTACAAGCACTAAGCCAATATAAAAAGTGCACTCATTCTTTTTGTGAGTGAGTAAAGAATCACCCAGACTGTCTCTCACTTTAAATTTAGACTTGGATGGTCAGACATCGGTGATGATGAACTTCTGGCTCTGTCTAGTGCCATACGGGTGAAGAAAAAGCTTGAGGAATTGTGGTAAGACACTGGTGACTAATATCACCATATGACATAACATTTTAGGGAAATGAAAGTCTTtgcagacacagaaaaaaattggTCCTTTTCATTAAACAATGTAGGTCACAGAGTGGTTAGAGATGCTGAAGAGATTTTCCTATTTGATGTTTTGctgatttattcatgtgtgaaatatttaaaacattgttAAAGACATGTTAGTCTTATGTGCTTTGACAGGATGGAGGGAAACCGAGTGAGCTCCAAAGGTCTGCTGTCACTTAGTGACTTGACCCCAAACCCTCTGAAAAGAGTTGTGTAAGTGTTTTCAACAAATAACTCATACCTTTATTTCAACAGTTTGGGTTTTCTAAAGCTTCTGCTGATTCCCCTTTCCTACAGAGCTATATGGAATGACGTGGCTGACACAGACCCAGAGTCCTTCAGCACCCAGGAAAGCATAACTGTGAGCTTCACAGATGACGATATGTGGGAGGCGTGGGGGGAATGGGTCTTCAAAAGGTGTGAGGTCAGCAGCAACGAGAAGTTGGTGACGGTACTCCACAAAGTGTGCAACATATCAGTGCACTGCTTAGAAACCCAGTGGGCAAAGACTTTCTACAAGCAGCTATCGCAGCTCATCAAGCACAGGATCGAGGGCTGCACCGAGGACGACATGTGCAAGAGGCTCAAAAagtttgaggacattttggacCTCTGACAGACATCACTAACCTCAAGTCATAAGCTACATCAAATGTCTGTTTGACGCAGAATGCTTTGAGTGTAACAAACTTTTCTCTCcttttaatatttgtatttgtattttt
Proteins encoded in this region:
- the LOC126404551 gene encoding ADAMTS-like protein 1 isoform X1, whose protein sequence is MTGGCLFTTGLLLLAACVKLAVWANDGDAVFIREFTLIRRDHLAEEPLHDGNQKPEDPSSRTARSEEDRDTLWDAWGSWSECSRTCGGGASYSLRRCLSSKTCEGQNIKYRTCSNVDCPPDSGDFRAQQCSAHADVQYQGQYHEWLPVYNDPDNPCTLKCKAKGLGVVVELAPKVLDGTRCYTESLDMCISGICQIVGCDHELGSTAKEDNCGVCNGDGSSCRLVRGHYKSQHTSGKTEDTVVAVPYKSRHVRLVLKGPDHLYVESKTLQGVKDELFFDESGQYHLENTTLDYQKLSDKEVLRITGPLGADFTVKVQLASGADSVVQYIYYQPIIHRWRETDFFPCSVTCGGGYQLTSAECFDLRSSKVVVDQYCHYYPENIKPKPKLQECNMEPCLASDGYKQIMPYDLYHPLPRWESSPWTACSTSCGGGIQSRSVSCVEEDMQGIITPTEEWKCLYSPKTAILQPCNTFDCPTWLAQEWSPCTVTCGQGLRYRVVLCIDHRGLHAGGCNPTTKPHIKEECLVTVPCYKSIDTLPVEAKPVWHKQAIELEEEISVTEEPTFIPGPWQPCSRTCGAGTQRRSVKCQVLLSFSQTVADLPDDECEGVKPATSQPCYRTPCSGVSGQGKESEKEGEEEEEEEEEGETPGREELHDWEYEGFTECSESCGGGVQEAVVICLNKQTREATDQTLCVSSRRPPQLLQDCKTQPCPPRWETGEWSSCSATCGVGLMTRTVACTHQPSRDSNRTEVLRDEDCQSPKPNPVQACNRFDCPPVWDTRDWGQCSQSCGGGFQKRQVLCKQRLADGSILELPDTFCPSKTPANQQPCGKQECPPQWVTTDWSQCSVTCGNGIQRLQSVCRKQGAGRGHWIVASENCSLMARPTKIRPCSLRLCENSVKPDPTILAQKKVYIQWRKGKKIQLIVGGYAYLLPWTTVVLRCPTRHFRKGQIRWLKEGKPLVSLPHLSITPLGYVKIQQVRASDAGVYTCIAGQAQEHFVLQIIGSKQKLSVPESLLVADGQQKVGQPDVPTTGERFQELPISLNQYDNIVEQLLELKGSLQDEKDTADKTHSSEKNRSTLEDERASSELSNLPVLIADTHRLDEIMHNFSEGLGGPWGEQLIAQLLSELTMTQGETNESTLYPPDSAESSTQGPLLYKPNIKAHTSRPRSPVIIQRSRKVGAVLSSEMIVHVGAPVFLQKPMTSLELRCEALGNPEPSLTWTKNGKELNYNSRVGLLSTGSLRIQSPSKADEGLYTCTARNRFGLTSLSSWLQISGGKGRNCVQGNGMGTNGPICSERTNSNQSAELCHGQSCPLRWRMDPWSPCSTNCGGGSQSRSVRCMKGPEGKSREVEGQHCLGTGRRPSDTRLCNLQPCARWATTHWGACHGQCVGPSLATQHRHVYCQDNNATKLPYRMCSGLQRPSSVKNCSTDACALHWRVGPWTQCTATCGRHGFQSRQVTCVHRRTGKATREHHCMWKPRPPSWQRCNILSCGRAGECRDSTRYCEKVRQLELCPLPQFKSRCCHSCQNT